From Desulfonatronum thiosulfatophilum, a single genomic window includes:
- a CDS encoding flagellin: protein MAISIYNNLMAGNAARNLSGNYQALGVSTQRLSSGLRINSGADDAAGLAIRELMRAEIASLNQGIRNANDAISMIQTADGALAVIDEKLIRMKELATQAATGTYNSDQRLIIDSEYQAMASEITRIASATKFNGIYLLNGNLSSSDTPHALGTGSNPGHSGSGLQSTGPMKIHFGPSNSSSEDYYYIAIGLSTASAFGLGTGAGNIDNGSGVTGAGRSISTQQGAQQALDALEKAILSKDNVRASLGALQNRLSNTITNLQIQAENIQAAESRISDADIAQEMTQFVRNQILTQAGVAMLAQANNLPRMAMQLIGG from the coding sequence ATGGCAATCAGTATCTATAACAACCTAATGGCAGGGAACGCCGCCCGAAACCTGAGCGGCAACTATCAGGCTCTGGGAGTTTCCACGCAACGCCTTTCATCGGGTCTGCGAATTAACAGCGGTGCGGATGACGCAGCAGGTCTGGCCATTCGAGAACTGATGCGCGCTGAAATCGCATCGCTGAATCAGGGCATTCGGAATGCCAACGACGCCATTTCCATGATCCAGACGGCCGACGGCGCCCTCGCCGTTATCGACGAAAAGCTGATCCGGATGAAGGAACTTGCCACTCAGGCCGCCACCGGCACGTACAACTCTGACCAGCGTCTGATCATCGACTCCGAGTACCAGGCCATGGCTTCGGAAATTACCCGTATCGCGAGTGCAACCAAGTTTAACGGCATTTATTTGCTTAACGGAAATCTCTCCTCCAGTGATACTCCTCACGCATTGGGAACTGGATCTAATCCGGGTCATAGCGGATCAGGACTCCAGTCCACGGGTCCAATGAAGATTCACTTTGGCCCATCCAACAGCAGCTCGGAAGATTACTACTACATAGCAATCGGCTTATCGACTGCATCGGCTTTTGGTCTTGGCACTGGCGCCGGCAACATTGACAACGGAAGTGGTGTCACCGGTGCCGGTCGGTCAATTTCTACTCAACAGGGAGCTCAGCAAGCCTTGGATGCCCTGGAAAAAGCTATACTTTCCAAGGATAACGTTCGAGCCAGCCTTGGTGCTCTCCAGAACCGACTCTCCAACACCATTACCAATCTTCAGATTCAGGCGGAGAACATCCAAGCCGCGGAATCGCGGATTTCCGATGCGGACATTGCTCAGGAAATGACCCAATTCGTTCGCAACCAGATCCTGACTCAAGCCGGCGTTGCCATGCTCGCCCAGGCCAACAACCTGCCCAGAATGGCTATGCAGCTCATCGGCGGATAA
- the larC gene encoding nickel pincer cofactor biosynthesis protein LarC, translating to MKSLYLDCTSGISGDMLLAALIDLDLDMAHLADIFQKSGLDVSLSAINDVRCGLSGKRLVIATASASAPPLRHLADIILILERLPLSPDVLAKSRQAFERLAAVEAKVHGVDPATIHFHEVGAVDTIVDVVGAFWGVEQLGIEKIRASKLPWFQGQVQCAHGLLPLPAPAVAELLQGKPVYATKHRVELITPTGALLLDCLVQDFTPGPEGRLLRCGIGLGSMDLADQPNALRCFLFEETLSEQPEGKVVEEIVLLTTNIDHLTGEELGSCFDAIIQEGALDVLYIPGVMKKNRPGGQIQVLCRPEHLPTVQEAFFQHTLSLGVRRQRIERVILPRQEIARETSLGMLEMKQAEINEQTFSRPEFEALQKLAQRTGRSVAQLRYLLQEKDEQPGK from the coding sequence ATGAAATCATTATACCTGGACTGCACAAGCGGGATCAGCGGCGACATGCTTCTGGCCGCGTTGATTGATCTCGATTTGGATATGGCTCATCTTGCCGACATCTTCCAAAAATCAGGACTGGATGTCTCCTTGTCCGCCATCAATGATGTCCGGTGCGGACTTTCCGGCAAACGGCTTGTGATTGCCACAGCCTCCGCATCCGCCCCGCCGCTACGTCATCTAGCGGATATAATATTAATTCTGGAACGACTGCCGTTGTCTCCCGACGTGCTGGCCAAGAGCAGACAGGCCTTTGAACGATTGGCCGCTGTTGAGGCAAAAGTTCATGGCGTTGATCCGGCAACCATTCATTTTCACGAAGTCGGCGCAGTGGATACCATTGTTGATGTGGTTGGAGCCTTCTGGGGGGTGGAACAACTCGGCATCGAAAAAATCCGCGCAAGCAAGCTCCCGTGGTTCCAGGGCCAGGTTCAATGCGCCCACGGCCTGCTTCCCCTACCCGCGCCCGCCGTGGCCGAACTGCTGCAAGGCAAACCCGTCTATGCCACGAAGCACCGCGTTGAACTGATCACTCCCACCGGAGCCTTGCTTCTGGATTGCCTTGTCCAGGACTTCACTCCAGGTCCGGAGGGGCGTCTTCTCAGGTGCGGCATCGGCCTGGGAAGCATGGATCTGGCCGACCAGCCAAACGCTCTGCGCTGTTTTCTTTTTGAGGAAACTCTATCCGAGCAACCCGAAGGGAAGGTCGTTGAGGAAATCGTTCTGCTCACGACCAACATCGACCACCTGACCGGAGAGGAACTCGGCAGTTGCTTTGATGCCATTATCCAGGAAGGCGCCCTGGACGTCCTATACATTCCCGGAGTCATGAAAAAGAACAGGCCCGGCGGACAAATTCAGGTCCTGTGCCGCCCAGAGCACCTGCCTACGGTGCAGGAAGCATTTTTTCAGCACACCCTGAGCCTTGGAGTTCGCCGTCAACGAATTGAACGCGTCATCTTGCCAAGGCAAGAGATTGCTCGCGAGACGTCGCTTGGGATGTTGGAAATGAAACAAGCGGAGATAAACGAGCAAACCTTCTCTCGTCCGGAATTTGAGGCGCTCCAGAAGCTCGCTCAGCGCACAGGGCGCTCCGTTGCGCAACTCAGATATTTACTGCAGGAAAAGGATGAGCAACCGGGCAAATAA
- a CDS encoding phage tail length tape measure family protein — protein sequence MSQNRVQITITADGREARQALAGVRGELSGLEQTGEQTGSRMRNLSVSVGETVKSVAKLGAVAAAAAVGGLYALNRVRERAVELADIQDVAENKLQAVLTATGHSAGFTHGELVALAGTYQRLTTVGDEVIINGMAILGTFKNIRGEGFERATMAALDMSRAMGQDLNSSIQQIGRALNDPVSSLGALSRAGVQFTEEQREMIKVLWESGDAAGAQAVILEELEGQFGGAAAAARNTYSGMREAAANAYGDMWEQLGFVITRNQFFIDLMGLAEKQFISWGGKIEDNRDMLMELAKSGVLSVVDALDLVLRTVGFVHTSWLNLRLATQTFVAVTVEGLHQLFGMLRTLLVPFEALMEIPVRLGRMDYNPLTSALEAVNRELLVQRTLYDGAAQEIADAVFAAEQRYDSWGRKIRDVRGEIAAIPVEQAKATEKQVIDLGLLEDAVDAVAEARKKEAEKAKALAKEIEKSEQDKKRLLEKFSQDYTKLFTDRYEFERRGIIAQAKAYELAGADAVKVARWRDAELKKINTQETAERKKAAEEQIRVHAEAQRRMIMSSDQFFAGFRVGLRDLLKEQHTWGQAGYDVFRRFSSDSSRVVSDTLFNGIRGDMDGLGRSWDTFWKSMLRTMTDAVAKMATQWAASKLVDFGANMLDGMLSFHTGTVEIKQDELLAKLQKGEMVIPRQQAEAIRAAVGSGGMSRDTFFGEVQGRVEGLSRGARAADFMGVRDPNISGMVMGRMQSSVLGGLAAAAKNYASTMSMANQLQSVGLNIDMSAARSMARDVAVQGAVSSIATGMTAGLFGDIASYSLGVEEYQPYSKVAVSALAALTGFSGLGLGIMAGALSPMVSMAISGIADLLGVRANETYRDALEDQYGEIAGRGMYASIDRMSKSYGISNFVKEITEEGPRGRLAMGLVERAQAIATNPDTQLRNHVSHMAKTYGKSFTDAVKAQGSLAVSAALAADVLASPSFYSYATRGWAAQVGSQYGSDGPGGADFGGYSPGGPDAHGGRSQGLGTSGGWGNSPHGNPGGFGGGGPSSGTSGGRDSGGRGVAGGGGSSIGRRIGGDVLPGHMYRINEAGDEMFMPSQGGRILTAEQTREMLDTLKTISAGRVDESLGRALYVIAKHIRRTERIMDRWDQDGLPGVRV from the coding sequence ATGAGCCAAAATAGAGTCCAGATAACCATCACTGCTGATGGCCGAGAGGCGCGGCAAGCTCTCGCAGGGGTGCGCGGGGAGTTGAGCGGCCTGGAACAGACCGGTGAACAGACCGGATCCAGGATGCGCAATCTGTCTGTGAGTGTCGGCGAAACGGTCAAGTCCGTGGCCAAACTGGGAGCCGTTGCAGCAGCTGCAGCAGTTGGTGGGCTGTACGCGCTCAACCGGGTCCGCGAGCGGGCTGTTGAGTTGGCGGACATCCAGGATGTCGCCGAGAACAAGTTGCAGGCTGTACTCACTGCCACGGGCCACTCCGCGGGCTTCACACATGGTGAGCTGGTGGCGCTGGCTGGGACGTATCAGCGTCTGACCACCGTTGGCGACGAAGTGATCATCAACGGCATGGCTATCCTCGGCACCTTTAAGAATATCCGGGGCGAAGGCTTTGAACGGGCCACGATGGCTGCCCTGGATATGAGCCGGGCGATGGGGCAGGATCTTAATTCGTCTATCCAGCAGATAGGCCGCGCCCTAAATGATCCTGTCTCCAGCCTGGGGGCTCTCTCACGTGCCGGGGTGCAGTTCACCGAAGAACAGCGCGAAATGATCAAGGTCCTCTGGGAGAGCGGAGACGCCGCCGGGGCTCAAGCGGTCATTCTGGAGGAACTTGAGGGCCAGTTCGGCGGTGCGGCAGCGGCGGCCCGGAATACCTACTCGGGGATGCGAGAGGCAGCGGCAAACGCGTACGGCGATATGTGGGAACAGCTGGGCTTCGTGATCACGCGAAACCAGTTTTTCATCGACCTGATGGGGCTGGCGGAAAAACAGTTCATAAGCTGGGGCGGCAAGATCGAAGACAATCGCGACATGCTGATGGAGCTGGCCAAGTCCGGCGTCCTGTCAGTGGTGGACGCCCTCGACCTAGTGCTGAGGACTGTCGGCTTTGTGCATACCAGCTGGCTGAATCTGCGATTGGCGACTCAAACATTCGTGGCTGTGACAGTTGAGGGGCTGCATCAGCTGTTCGGCATGTTGCGCACATTGCTGGTCCCCTTTGAAGCCCTCATGGAAATTCCGGTCCGCTTAGGGCGCATGGATTATAATCCACTGACATCAGCCCTGGAAGCAGTCAATCGCGAATTACTTGTCCAACGTACGCTCTACGACGGCGCGGCCCAGGAGATCGCTGATGCCGTTTTCGCTGCGGAACAGCGTTATGATTCTTGGGGAAGAAAGATCAGAGACGTGCGCGGCGAGATTGCTGCTATCCCGGTTGAGCAGGCTAAGGCGACAGAAAAACAAGTTATAGATCTTGGGCTGTTGGAAGATGCTGTTGATGCCGTGGCCGAAGCCAGGAAAAAAGAGGCTGAGAAAGCCAAAGCCCTGGCGAAGGAGATAGAGAAGAGCGAGCAGGACAAAAAGCGGTTGCTGGAGAAGTTTAGCCAAGATTACACGAAGCTTTTCACTGACCGTTATGAATTTGAGCGCCGGGGGATAATAGCGCAGGCAAAAGCCTATGAGCTGGCCGGGGCTGATGCGGTGAAGGTGGCAAGGTGGCGTGATGCTGAGCTGAAAAAGATCAATACTCAGGAGACTGCGGAGCGGAAAAAGGCGGCTGAGGAACAGATCAGAGTCCACGCTGAGGCCCAGCGCCGAATGATCATGTCGTCAGATCAATTTTTCGCAGGGTTCCGGGTTGGTTTGAGGGATCTGCTCAAAGAGCAGCACACCTGGGGCCAGGCCGGATACGATGTGTTTCGAAGGTTTTCCTCGGACTCTAGCCGCGTTGTCTCCGACACGCTTTTTAACGGCATCCGGGGTGACATGGACGGCCTCGGGCGGTCCTGGGACACGTTTTGGAAATCCATGCTCCGGACCATGACCGATGCCGTAGCCAAAATGGCCACCCAGTGGGCAGCGAGCAAGCTGGTTGATTTCGGCGCCAACATGCTGGACGGCATGCTGTCATTCCACACTGGGACCGTGGAAATCAAGCAGGATGAGTTGTTGGCCAAGCTGCAAAAAGGCGAAATGGTCATCCCGAGGCAACAGGCCGAGGCCATCAGGGCGGCCGTCGGCAGTGGAGGCATGAGCCGGGATACGTTTTTCGGCGAGGTTCAGGGGCGTGTTGAGGGCCTTTCTCGGGGGGCCAGAGCAGCCGACTTCATGGGGGTCCGTGACCCGAATATCAGCGGCATGGTAATGGGCAGGATGCAGTCTTCCGTTTTGGGAGGCCTGGCCGCGGCCGCCAAGAACTACGCTTCTACCATGTCTATGGCCAATCAGTTGCAGAGCGTCGGCCTCAATATAGATATGTCCGCCGCTCGATCGATGGCCAGAGATGTGGCCGTTCAGGGGGCGGTATCGTCTATCGCTACCGGCATGACCGCCGGTCTGTTCGGCGATATTGCATCGTATAGCCTTGGCGTTGAAGAATACCAGCCATATTCGAAGGTTGCCGTCTCCGCCCTGGCTGCATTGACCGGATTCTCCGGGTTGGGCCTCGGAATAATGGCCGGGGCGCTGTCCCCTATGGTGAGCATGGCAATCAGCGGGATAGCTGACCTACTCGGCGTTCGTGCAAACGAGACCTACCGTGACGCATTGGAGGACCAGTACGGAGAGATCGCAGGGCGCGGCATGTATGCGTCTATCGACCGGATGTCTAAAAGCTACGGAATTTCGAATTTTGTCAAAGAGATAACCGAGGAAGGGCCTCGCGGAAGGCTCGCTATGGGCCTGGTTGAGCGTGCCCAAGCCATAGCCACAAACCCCGATACCCAGCTGAGAAATCATGTAAGCCACATGGCCAAGACATACGGCAAGAGCTTTACGGACGCGGTCAAGGCTCAGGGGAGCTTAGCCGTCTCCGCAGCGCTCGCCGCGGATGTTCTGGCCTCTCCCAGTTTTTACTCCTACGCCACACGAGGCTGGGCCGCACAGGTGGGGTCTCAATACGGCTCAGACGGTCCCGGGGGAGCTGACTTTGGCGGGTATTCTCCTGGAGGCCCTGATGCGCATGGCGGGCGCAGCCAGGGGCTGGGCACTTCTGGGGGCTGGGGCAACTCTCCCCACGGGAACCCCGGCGGATTTGGGGGCGGTGGCCCCAGCTCCGGCACCAGTGGAGGCCGTGACAGCGGAGGGCGCGGAGTCGCGGGCGGCGGAGGCAGCAGTATTGGCCGACGCATAGGCGGCGATGTGCTCCCTGGCCATATGTACCGCATCAACGAAGCCGGGGATGAAATGTTCATGCCCAGCCAGGGGGGGCGCATCCTGACAGCAGAGCAGACCAGGGAAATGTTGGACACGCTCAAAACAATATCCGCCGGCCGGGTTGATGAGTCCCTGGGACGTGCGCTGTATGTCATAGCCAAGCACATACGCCGGACCGAACGGATCATGGACAGGTGGGACCAAGACGGCCTGCCGGGGGTAAGAGTCTGA
- the fliD gene encoding flagellar filament capping protein FliD: MDTEALLSGQISFTGLGSGTDFKTMIDQLLKLEQRHTARLEIWKAEWEVKQAGFRELNSKMLSLRTNLQGMNTMSRFMVKGADSINTNVLTATATDKAQVGTHSITVNQLAQNHILTTDAPGQTSSTTDITSGSISEFSYTYKGKTRVLIIPSGTTLEGFRNLINTDPENPGVRAGIIKNAEGDYRLQLRGMDLGTGKNVVIEASTLDGFSANDFVTTLKAQDSQIKLDGFPAEDSWIERSTNSISDLIEGVTLNLREQGTTTLNIAVDNEQVKDNVRQFVNQVNEVRQQINELSKVDTSGNGSILTGNYAIQMIDSRLKSILAVKSIGFDVNNDVFSSLSMVGITTDADQGSPTFGMLKLDEEVLDHSLRNRPDALAQVFAADHIGSSDSQHFRYLSSVDGVTKGGEYSVQYTVSGGTIINATINGNPASYSGNGEITGQSGKPEAGMVIKVDDLATEGTFTGKVFLKYGKIPELADALRDLTDISSGPLKILEENYDDITKGIDRKIEFEQRRITRLERDLRNRFARLETLLGYYDQLGQAMNSQMGMLRSDNK; encoded by the coding sequence ATGGATACAGAAGCTCTTTTATCGGGACAGATCAGTTTCACCGGCCTGGGCTCCGGCACGGACTTCAAGACCATGATCGACCAGCTCCTCAAGCTGGAGCAGCGTCATACCGCTCGCCTGGAGATATGGAAGGCGGAATGGGAGGTAAAACAGGCCGGTTTCCGGGAACTGAACTCCAAGATGCTTTCCTTGAGGACCAATCTGCAAGGGATGAACACCATGAGTCGGTTCATGGTCAAGGGCGCAGACAGCATCAACACAAACGTGCTGACAGCCACGGCAACGGACAAGGCCCAGGTAGGAACCCATTCCATCACAGTCAATCAACTGGCCCAGAATCACATCCTCACTACCGACGCCCCAGGGCAGACATCCTCTACCACGGACATCACCAGCGGCTCCATTTCGGAATTCTCGTATACCTACAAGGGAAAAACCAGAGTTTTGATCATTCCCTCCGGGACAACCCTCGAGGGCTTTCGAAACCTGATCAACACAGACCCGGAAAACCCCGGTGTACGGGCCGGCATCATCAAGAATGCTGAAGGGGATTACCGCCTGCAGCTGCGCGGGATGGACCTGGGAACCGGCAAAAATGTCGTAATTGAAGCGAGCACTCTTGATGGGTTTAGCGCAAACGATTTTGTGACAACCCTGAAGGCTCAGGATTCCCAAATCAAGCTAGATGGATTTCCTGCCGAGGACTCCTGGATCGAACGCTCTACGAACTCCATTTCAGATCTCATCGAAGGCGTTACGCTCAACTTGCGCGAACAGGGCACGACAACCCTGAACATCGCGGTGGATAACGAGCAGGTCAAGGACAACGTCCGTCAGTTCGTCAATCAGGTGAATGAAGTCCGGCAACAGATCAATGAACTCTCAAAGGTCGATACCAGCGGGAACGGATCGATCCTCACCGGCAACTATGCCATCCAGATGATCGATTCCCGGCTGAAGTCCATTCTGGCAGTGAAAAGCATCGGGTTCGACGTGAACAATGACGTGTTCAGCTCCTTGTCCATGGTCGGCATTACGACGGATGCAGATCAAGGATCACCAACATTCGGCATGCTCAAGCTGGATGAAGAGGTTCTGGATCATTCCCTGCGCAACCGTCCTGATGCCCTGGCTCAAGTTTTTGCAGCGGACCACATCGGTTCCAGTGATTCACAGCACTTCCGGTATCTTTCGAGCGTCGACGGCGTGACCAAAGGCGGCGAGTACTCCGTACAGTACACGGTCAGCGGAGGAACCATCATCAATGCGACCATCAACGGTAACCCGGCCAGTTACAGCGGCAACGGCGAAATAACCGGCCAAAGCGGCAAGCCCGAGGCAGGCATGGTGATCAAGGTGGACGACCTGGCCACGGAGGGGACGTTCACGGGCAAAGTTTTCTTGAAGTACGGCAAGATACCTGAACTGGCTGACGCGCTCAGGGACTTGACGGACATTTCATCCGGCCCCCTGAAAATTCTTGAAGAGAATTACGACGACATCACGAAAGGCATCGATCGGAAGATCGAATTTGAACAACGACGCATCACCCGACTGGAAAGGGATTTGCGCAATCGTTTCGCTCGTTTGGAAACACTTCTTGGCTACTACGACCAACTCGGTCAGGCAATGAATTCCCAGATGGGCATGCTCCGGTCCGATAACAAATAA
- a CDS encoding RNA-directed DNA polymerase, translating to MKRQGNLWPAITTSENIHAAYLRARRGKAWQRTIQSFEQDIAGNLERVRQSLIRKTFRTSPYNVKTIHEPKKRDIYVLPFAPDRIVQHALMAVVEPIWDRMFIDDSYCCRTGKGIHSGSLRAMQFVRKHKYCLKCDVSKFYPSIQHDVLFGLVQRKIKCPDALWLLRDVIYSTGGGANAPIGNYTSQWFGNLYLHELDMQAKHVWKVRAYLRYCDDFCLFHDDKAVLRDLATKIREFMSERLGLRLSKCDLFPVSRGLDFLGYRHFPDGYVLLRKRTAKKMQRRLRTIPAMLASGRLTLETARSVVASAKGWMRWANTRNLAMAMNVNDLEHTIRMELAKDGSPSVQ from the coding sequence ATGAAACGACAAGGAAACCTCTGGCCCGCGATTACGACGTCTGAAAACATCCATGCGGCGTATTTGCGAGCGCGCCGCGGCAAGGCATGGCAGCGCACCATTCAATCTTTTGAACAGGATATAGCGGGTAATCTGGAGCGGGTCCGCCAATCTCTAATCCGGAAGACGTTCCGGACCTCTCCATATAACGTCAAGACAATCCACGAGCCAAAGAAGCGGGATATATACGTTCTGCCGTTCGCACCGGATCGAATTGTGCAGCACGCATTGATGGCCGTGGTGGAGCCGATCTGGGACAGGATGTTTATTGATGACTCGTATTGCTGCAGGACCGGAAAGGGCATCCATTCCGGAAGTTTGCGGGCGATGCAGTTCGTTCGCAAACATAAATACTGCCTGAAGTGCGACGTGTCCAAGTTTTATCCGTCCATTCAGCATGATGTGTTGTTTGGCCTGGTGCAGCGCAAGATCAAGTGTCCGGATGCTCTCTGGCTGTTGCGGGATGTCATCTATTCCACAGGTGGAGGGGCAAACGCCCCTATCGGCAACTATACCAGCCAGTGGTTTGGGAACCTGTACCTGCACGAGCTGGATATGCAAGCCAAGCACGTCTGGAAAGTTCGCGCATATCTGCGGTACTGCGACGATTTTTGCTTGTTTCACGATGACAAGGCCGTGCTGCGTGACCTGGCCACGAAGATCCGCGAGTTCATGTCCGAGCGCCTGGGGTTGCGCCTCAGCAAGTGCGATCTGTTCCCTGTCTCGCGAGGACTGGATTTCCTGGGCTATCGGCACTTTCCTGACGGCTATGTCCTGCTCCGTAAGAGGACGGCAAAGAAGATGCAGCGCCGACTGCGGACAATCCCGGCGATGTTGGCCAGCGGGAGGTTGACGTTAGAGACTGCCCGCTCGGTTGTGGCCTCAGCAAAAGGATGGATGAGATGGGCCAATACAAGAAATTTAGCAATGGCAATGAATGTGAACGACCTGGAACACACTATAAGGATGGAGTTGGCAAAGGATGGAAGCCCCTCGGTTCAGTGA
- the fliS gene encoding flagellar export chaperone FliS: MYNAARAYLQTQVTTTNPGDVVVLLYEGAIKFLQQAKIKMAERDMEQKGILISKALDIIAELDASINTQKGGELGENLHKLYFFCNTRLLQANLKLDPKLVDEVITILSGLKSAFEEIKGQNHTPMQSVASEMNSATSPNIAPPTTSPTMSMKYARNAYK; encoded by the coding sequence ATGTACAACGCAGCACGAGCCTATCTGCAGACTCAAGTGACGACGACCAACCCCGGAGACGTTGTCGTCCTGCTGTATGAAGGCGCCATAAAATTTCTGCAGCAGGCCAAGATTAAAATGGCTGAACGCGACATGGAGCAAAAAGGGATCCTGATTTCCAAGGCTCTCGACATTATCGCCGAACTCGACGCGAGCATTAACACGCAAAAGGGGGGCGAACTGGGCGAGAACCTGCATAAGTTGTACTTCTTCTGCAACACAAGATTGCTGCAAGCCAATCTGAAACTCGATCCGAAGCTTGTGGATGAAGTGATCACCATTCTTTCCGGACTGAAATCCGCGTTCGAGGAAATCAAAGGCCAAAACCATACGCCGATGCAGTCCGTAGCTTCCGAGATGAACTCGGCCACATCACCAAATATTGCACCGCCCACGACGTCTCCAACCATGAGCATGAAGTACGCCCGAAACGCCTACAAGTAG
- a CDS encoding CBS and ACT domain-containing protein, producing MLISDWMTRDVISVEQDVSMMKVSKIMKEKRIRRLPVVDAGNKLLGIVTDRDIKEASPSKATTLDIHELYYLLSEIKVKDIMTKKPFTVLPNDTIERAALVMMEKRVGGLPVVDEQGKVAGIITESDVFKVLIAITGAQFGGVLLAFKLPNTEGSLKEVLEVLRQEQTRIISILTSYGQQEEEGYRQVYVRIQDLEKNVLDALMEKLKGRFNVLYWVRENLHR from the coding sequence ATGCTTATCAGTGACTGGATGACCAGGGATGTCATTTCCGTGGAACAGGATGTTTCCATGATGAAGGTTTCCAAAATCATGAAGGAAAAGCGCATTCGCAGACTTCCCGTCGTGGACGCCGGAAACAAGTTGCTGGGTATCGTCACGGACCGGGATATCAAGGAAGCATCGCCGTCCAAGGCCACAACCCTCGACATCCATGAATTGTACTATCTTCTTTCGGAGATCAAGGTCAAAGACATCATGACCAAGAAGCCGTTCACTGTTTTGCCCAATGATACCATTGAGCGAGCCGCTCTGGTCATGATGGAGAAACGGGTCGGCGGTCTGCCTGTTGTCGACGAGCAAGGAAAGGTTGCCGGGATCATCACGGAAAGCGATGTCTTCAAGGTACTGATTGCCATCACCGGAGCCCAGTTCGGCGGCGTGTTGCTGGCTTTCAAGCTGCCGAACACCGAAGGGAGCCTGAAGGAAGTCCTGGAAGTGCTGCGTCAGGAACAGACCAGGATCATCAGCATTCTTACCTCCTATGGTCAGCAGGAGGAAGAAGGCTACAGGCAGGTCTATGTGCGGATTCAGGACCTGGAAAAAAATGTTCTGGATGCTCTGATGGAAAAACTCAAGGGCAGGTTCAACGTGCTGTATTGGGTGCGGGAGAATCTGCACCGGTAG
- a CDS encoding tRNA1(Val) (adenine(37)-N6)-methyltransferase has protein sequence MRQPENGFRFSVDALLLACFAAGRLPERVADLGTGCGVISLGLLLHYPEHDFQITGLDINPDMISAAGANARNLGFADRFTSVHGDVRNLADISRLQTNDCDLVLCNPPYRLLGQGRTPSAPAKCLAKFETDGRLEDFVRGASRILKTRGRLCMVHLPEHANRVLQVLNAHRLEPKRLCLVHPYKDKPASLLLLEARKGGNPGLSVEPPLILYARGESPAGQVNHATPEAISFCPFLRCNSSRAIHLAS, from the coding sequence ATGAGGCAACCGGAGAACGGATTTCGGTTTTCGGTTGACGCCCTTCTGCTCGCCTGTTTCGCCGCCGGACGGCTACCGGAAAGGGTTGCTGATCTCGGGACCGGGTGCGGTGTGATCAGCCTTGGTCTCTTGCTGCACTACCCGGAACACGATTTTCAAATCACTGGCCTGGACATCAATCCGGACATGATCAGCGCGGCCGGAGCGAACGCGCGCAACCTCGGCTTTGCGGATCGGTTCACGTCGGTGCACGGCGATGTCCGGAACCTCGCCGACATTTCGAGACTCCAGACCAACGACTGCGATCTTGTCCTGTGCAATCCTCCATATCGTCTTCTGGGCCAAGGAAGAACGCCATCGGCCCCGGCCAAGTGCCTGGCCAAGTTCGAGACGGATGGTCGACTGGAAGACTTTGTCCGTGGAGCATCCAGGATTTTGAAGACCAGGGGCCGTTTGTGCATGGTCCACCTGCCGGAACATGCCAACCGGGTGTTGCAGGTTCTCAATGCTCACCGGCTTGAACCGAAACGGCTTTGCCTGGTCCACCCATACAAGGACAAGCCTGCATCCCTCCTGCTGCTCGAGGCCAGAAAAGGCGGCAATCCAGGCTTGTCCGTCGAACCTCCGTTGATCCTGTATGCAAGGGGGGAATCGCCTGCGGGACAGGTCAACCATGCTACCCCTGAAGCCATTTCTTTTTGTCCATTTCTGCGGTGCAACAGTTCAAGGGCCATTCATCTTGCATCGTGA